A genomic region of Pseudomonas migulae contains the following coding sequences:
- a CDS encoding polysaccharide lyase family 7 protein, whose translation MIDLASWNLSVPVGNPPYTVETAKLVKGFKDQYFHSDTGTLFFWSPVTGTKTENAKYPRTELRETYSNGTLKNWYYPDADNSLRATLAVNQVPSSGKIVIGQIHAYESQKPMVKVEYQYKTSSKTGNIVAKVRMHPDDGEGRVITIATGVKLDHEFSYLIHLSPGGALGISAAGYQWDTNISATWRVKPLYFKAGVYVQDNTGYTSEGGKVTFSKLDIDHDK comes from the coding sequence ATGATCGATCTCGCATCCTGGAACCTCAGCGTTCCCGTTGGTAACCCGCCGTACACCGTTGAAACAGCCAAACTGGTGAAGGGTTTCAAGGATCAATACTTCCATTCCGACACCGGCACCCTGTTTTTCTGGTCCCCGGTGACCGGCACGAAAACCGAAAACGCGAAATATCCGCGCACCGAACTGAGGGAAACCTACAGCAACGGCACCCTGAAAAACTGGTACTACCCGGACGCCGACAACTCCCTGCGTGCCACCCTGGCGGTGAACCAGGTACCGAGCTCGGGCAAAATCGTAATCGGCCAGATCCACGCCTATGAAAGCCAGAAGCCCATGGTCAAGGTCGAATACCAGTACAAGACCAGCAGCAAGACCGGCAACATCGTCGCCAAAGTGCGCATGCACCCTGATGATGGCGAAGGCCGCGTGATCACCATCGCCACCGGCGTGAAGCTGGATCACGAGTTCTCCTACCTCATCCATCTGAGCCCCGGCGGTGCGCTGGGCATCAGTGCCGCGGGTTATCAATGGGACACCAACATCAGCGCCACGTGGCGCGTCAAACCGTTGTACTTCAAGGCCGGCGTTTATGTGCAGGACAACACCGGGTACACCAGTGAAGGTGGGAAAGTGACGTTCAGCAAGCTGGATATTGATCACGACAAATAG
- a CDS encoding GNAT family N-acetyltransferase has translation MTIDWICKHHSDLGKEQLYAVLQLRAEVFVVEQKCVYQDVDGQDLEGDTCHLMAWDGDRLVAYLRLLDPELQGGDVVIGRVITAPDYRGKGLGHELIAQALKQAEKRWPEVPVYLSAQAHLQGYYGRYGFVVAGEEYLEDDIPHIGMRRP, from the coding sequence ATGACAATCGATTGGATCTGCAAACACCACAGCGATCTGGGCAAGGAGCAGCTGTACGCCGTTCTGCAGCTGCGCGCCGAGGTGTTCGTCGTGGAGCAGAAATGTGTTTATCAAGACGTCGACGGCCAGGATCTGGAAGGTGACACCTGCCATCTGATGGCCTGGGACGGGGATCGACTGGTGGCGTACCTGCGGTTGCTCGACCCTGAACTACAGGGCGGCGATGTGGTGATCGGGCGGGTGATTACCGCGCCGGATTATCGCGGCAAGGGCCTGGGTCATGAGCTGATCGCACAAGCGTTGAAGCAAGCGGAAAAGCGCTGGCCTGAAGTGCCGGTCTATCTGTCGGCCCAGGCGCATTTGCAGGGGTATTACGGGCGGTACGGGTTTGTCGTGGCGGGTGAGGAATATCTGGAGGATGACATTCCGCATATCGGGATGCGTCGCCCTTAA
- the fba gene encoding class II fructose-bisphosphate aldolase (catalyzes the reversible aldol condensation of dihydroxyacetonephosphate and glyceraldehyde 3-phosphate in the Calvin cycle, glycolysis, and/or gluconeogenesis) — protein MALISMRQMLDHAAEFGYGVPAFNVNNLEQMRAIMEAADKTDSPVIVQASAGARKYAGAPFLRHLILAAIEEFPHIPVCMHQDHGTSPDVCQRSIQLGFSSVMMDGSLGEDGKTPTDYDYNVRVTQQTVAMAHACGVSVEGELGCLGSLETGMAGEEDGIGAEGVLDHSQMLTDPEEAADFVKRTQVDALAIAIGTSHGAYKFTKPPTGDVLAIDRIKEIHKRIPNTHLVMHGSSSVPQEWLAIINQYGGDIKETYGVPVEEIVEGIKHGVRKVNIDTDLRLASTGAMRRLMATNPSEFDPRKFFGATVTAMRDVCIARYEAFGTAGNASKIKPISLEAMYQRYLKGELNAKVN, from the coding sequence ATGGCACTTATCAGCATGCGCCAGATGCTGGACCACGCAGCCGAGTTCGGCTACGGCGTTCCAGCCTTCAACGTCAACAACCTTGAGCAGATGCGCGCCATCATGGAAGCCGCTGACAAGACTGACTCCCCGGTGATCGTCCAGGCTTCGGCCGGTGCTCGCAAATACGCCGGTGCACCGTTCCTGCGTCACTTGATCCTGGCGGCAATCGAAGAATTCCCGCACATCCCGGTGTGCATGCACCAGGACCACGGCACCAGCCCTGACGTCTGCCAGCGTTCGATCCAGCTGGGCTTCAGCTCGGTAATGATGGACGGTTCCCTCGGCGAAGACGGCAAGACCCCGACCGACTACGACTACAACGTCCGCGTTACCCAACAAACCGTAGCCATGGCTCACGCCTGCGGCGTTTCGGTAGAAGGCGAGCTGGGCTGCCTGGGTTCGCTGGAAACCGGCATGGCCGGTGAAGAAGACGGCATCGGCGCCGAAGGCGTTCTGGATCACAGCCAGATGCTGACCGACCCGGAAGAAGCCGCTGACTTCGTCAAGCGCACCCAGGTCGACGCCCTGGCCATTGCCATCGGCACCAGCCACGGCGCGTACAAGTTCACCAAGCCGCCTACCGGCGACGTGCTGGCGATCGACCGCATCAAGGAAATCCACAAACGCATCCCTAACACCCACCTGGTGATGCACGGTTCGTCTTCGGTTCCGCAAGAGTGGCTGGCGATCATCAACCAGTACGGCGGCGACATCAAAGAAACCTACGGCGTACCGGTTGAAGAGATCGTTGAAGGCATCAAGCACGGCGTGCGCAAGGTCAACATCGACACCGACCTGCGTCTGGCGTCCACCGGTGCGATGCGTCGCCTGATGGCTACCAATCCTAGCGAGTTCGATCCGCGTAAGTTCTTCGGCGCGACTGTGACGGCGATGCGTGATGTGTGTATCGCTCGTTATGAAGCGTTCGGCACTGCCGGCAACGCTTCGAAGATCAAGCCGATCTCGTTGGAAGCGATGTATCAGCGTTATCTGAAGGGTGAGTTGAACGCCAAGGTTAACTAA
- a CDS encoding putative bifunctional diguanylate cyclase/phosphodiesterase gives MECAQPPPAEGSSTLLIVDDYPENLISMRALLQRQDWQVMTAASGFEALSLLLEHDIDLVLLDVQMPGMDGFEVARLMRGSQRTRLTPIIFLTANEQSQDAVIKGYASGAVDYLFKPFDPQILKPKVQALLEHQRNRRALQRLSHDLEVARAFNASVLDNAAEGILVVGEDGLIRFANPAMSRLLNATLQDLQGKEFLDYLQKPHIPVWADSELLAGYKRGETLRLHDALLRTAPGQQVPVALSCAPLPSEQRAMVVTVLDMSVVRHLHQQLEFQAVTDPLTGLLNRRGFYQTVENLLLRGERSDSAWVLLYLDLDGFKRVNDSLGHDAGDRVLRWVSEQLKACLRPFDILARMGGDEFTALLDLEFPEQAAKIAEKLIERVSICQQIDGLDIALGASIGIATYPDCGANLDGLLRASDIAMYEAKRAGRQQYRFYDHDMNGRARSRLMLEESVRAAIENRDFNLVYQPQVAIDGGQIRGFEALLRWQHPSVGDVPPGLFLPLLEEARLISRLGSWIYHRGAEQRKAWETLFAEDLVLGVSLSSTQFGMPNLVTELRQVLERYGLQARHLEVEVTEEALMHNPEETRKQLRLLHNLGVRVALDDFGSGPCSLSHLRDLELDTLKLDRHLIARLPASTRDAALVRNVIDLCKQYGMLVIAEGVETVAQYEWLQTNGCEYVQGFLVARPMVAEDVGDFAQPFDWSALTD, from the coding sequence ATGGAATGCGCGCAACCCCCGCCAGCCGAAGGCAGCTCAACCCTTTTAATCGTCGATGATTACCCTGAAAACCTGATCAGCATGCGCGCGTTGCTGCAGCGCCAGGATTGGCAGGTCATGACGGCCGCGTCCGGTTTTGAAGCCCTCAGTCTTCTACTCGAGCACGATATCGACCTGGTGCTGCTGGATGTGCAGATGCCGGGCATGGACGGTTTTGAAGTGGCGCGCCTGATGCGGGGCAGCCAGCGTACCCGCCTGACGCCGATCATTTTCCTCACCGCCAATGAACAGTCCCAGGACGCCGTGATCAAGGGCTATGCCAGCGGAGCGGTGGATTACCTGTTCAAACCGTTCGACCCGCAGATTCTAAAGCCCAAAGTCCAGGCACTGCTCGAGCATCAGCGCAATCGCCGGGCGTTGCAGCGCCTGAGCCACGATCTGGAGGTCGCGCGCGCCTTTAATGCGTCGGTGCTGGACAACGCCGCCGAAGGCATCCTGGTGGTCGGCGAGGACGGTCTGATCCGCTTTGCCAACCCGGCGATGTCGCGGCTGCTCAATGCCACGCTGCAAGACCTGCAAGGCAAAGAGTTTCTGGATTACCTGCAAAAGCCGCACATTCCGGTCTGGGCCGATTCCGAGCTGTTGGCCGGTTACAAGCGCGGCGAGACCTTGCGTCTGCATGACGCGTTGTTGCGTACGGCGCCCGGCCAGCAAGTGCCTGTGGCGCTGTCTTGCGCGCCGTTGCCCTCCGAGCAACGCGCCATGGTGGTAACGGTGCTGGACATGTCCGTGGTGCGCCACCTGCATCAGCAACTGGAATTCCAGGCGGTGACCGACCCGTTGACCGGGCTGCTCAATCGTCGCGGCTTTTATCAGACGGTGGAAAACCTGCTGCTGCGGGGCGAACGCTCCGACAGCGCGTGGGTGTTGCTTTACCTCGATCTGGACGGGTTCAAGCGGGTCAATGATTCCCTCGGTCACGATGCCGGCGACCGGGTGTTGCGCTGGGTCTCCGAGCAGTTGAAGGCGTGCTTGCGGCCGTTCGACATTCTGGCGCGCATGGGCGGCGATGAGTTCACGGCGCTGCTGGACCTGGAATTCCCCGAGCAAGCGGCGAAGATTGCCGAGAAACTCATCGAGCGGGTGTCAATCTGTCAGCAGATCGATGGCCTGGATATCGCGCTGGGCGCCAGCATCGGCATCGCCACGTACCCGGATTGCGGGGCCAATCTCGATGGCTTGCTGCGCGCGTCGGACATCGCCATGTACGAGGCCAAGCGCGCCGGCCGTCAGCAGTATCGCTTCTATGACCATGACATGAATGGTCGGGCGCGCTCACGGCTGATGCTCGAAGAAAGCGTGCGCGCCGCCATTGAAAACCGTGATTTCAATCTGGTGTATCAGCCGCAGGTGGCCATCGACGGTGGACAGATTCGCGGGTTCGAAGCGCTGCTGCGCTGGCAGCACCCGAGTGTTGGCGATGTGCCGCCCGGTCTGTTTTTGCCGTTGCTGGAAGAAGCGCGGTTGATCAGTCGACTGGGCAGCTGGATCTATCATCGCGGCGCCGAGCAACGCAAAGCCTGGGAAACCCTGTTTGCCGAGGACCTGGTGCTGGGCGTCAGTTTGAGCAGTACGCAGTTCGGAATGCCGAACCTGGTCACCGAGTTGCGCCAGGTGCTGGAACGGTATGGCTTGCAGGCGCGTCATCTGGAAGTCGAGGTCACTGAAGAGGCCTTGATGCACAACCCCGAGGAAACCCGCAAACAGCTGCGCCTGCTGCATAACCTGGGCGTGCGGGTGGCGTTGGATGACTTCGGTTCGGGGCCGTGTTCGCTGTCCCATCTGCGTGATCTGGAGCTGGACACGCTCAAGCTCGACCGGCATCTGATCGCTCGCTTGCCAGCGTCTACACGGGATGCAGCGCTGGTGCGCAATGTGATCGACCTGTGCAAACAATACGGAATGCTGGTGATCGCCGAAGGGGTGGAAACCGTCGCGCAATATGAATGGCTGCAAACCAATGGTTGCGAGTACGTGCAAGGTTTCCTGGTGGCGCGCCCGATGGTGGCCGAAGATGTCGGCGACTTTGCGCAGCCGTTCGACTGGAGCGCGCTGACGGACTGA
- a CDS encoding substrate-binding periplasmic protein, producing MPRLHRALALIGLLLLTHSVAAEKLRLVADSWPPFTDSTLINGGLATDIVSTALARAGYASDFEQVPWARALLGVGEGRYDVLVNAWYTDERTKLGQFSGEYLLNRVRFLKRKDAPIEFNNLQQLHTYPIAVVRGYAYSPAFDEDASLQKIPVHSFAMAVRMVAADRVKLTLEDEYVARYYLSRESAKVRNSVEFLPKPLSENSLHILVSLKNPQHEQIVAGFDREIAEMKADGSYERLMKEHGM from the coding sequence ATGCCGCGATTGCATCGAGCTTTGGCCTTGATCGGATTGCTGTTGCTGACTCACAGCGTGGCAGCGGAAAAGCTGCGACTGGTTGCCGATTCATGGCCGCCCTTTACCGACTCCACGCTGATCAACGGCGGGTTGGCTACCGATATCGTCAGTACCGCGCTGGCCCGGGCCGGCTATGCCAGCGATTTTGAACAGGTGCCCTGGGCGCGCGCGCTGCTGGGTGTAGGCGAAGGACGTTACGACGTGCTGGTGAACGCCTGGTACACCGATGAGCGCACCAAGCTTGGCCAGTTTTCCGGCGAGTACCTGCTCAACCGCGTGCGCTTTCTCAAGCGCAAGGACGCGCCGATCGAATTCAATAATCTGCAGCAATTGCACACGTATCCGATTGCGGTCGTACGCGGTTATGCCTATTCGCCGGCGTTCGATGAAGACGCCTCGCTGCAGAAAATCCCGGTGCACAGCTTCGCCATGGCCGTGCGCATGGTCGCTGCCGATCGGGTCAAGTTGACCCTGGAGGATGAATACGTCGCGCGTTACTACCTGTCCCGGGAATCAGCCAAGGTGCGCAATTCCGTGGAATTCCTGCCCAAGCCGTTGAGCGAGAACAGCCTGCATATTCTGGTCAGCCTGAAAAACCCGCAGCATGAACAGATCGTGGCGGGTTTTGATCGGGAGATTGCCGAGATGAAGGCGGATGGCAGTTACGAGCGGTTGATGAAGGAGCATGGGATGTGA
- a CDS encoding phosphoglycerate kinase, translated as MTVLKMSDLDLQGKRVLIREDLNVPVKDGVVTSDARILASLPTIKLALEKGAAVMVCSHLGRPTEGEFSAENSLKPVADYLSKALGREVPLVADYLNGVDVKAGDIVLFENVRFNKGEKKNADELAQQYAALCDVFVMDAFGTAHRAEGSTHGVAKFAKVAAAGPLLAAELDALGKALGAPAQPMAAIVAGSKVSTKLDVLNSLSQICNQLIVGGGIANTFLAAAGHPVGKSLYEPDLLDTAREIAAKVSVPLPVDVVVAKEFAESATATVKLIADVAADDMILDIGPQTAANFAELLKSSKTILWNGPVGVFEFDQFGNGTKVLAQAIAESSAFSIAGGGDTLAAIDKYGVADQISYISTGGGAFLEFVEGKVLPAVEVLESRAKA; from the coding sequence ATGACCGTGTTGAAGATGTCCGACCTCGATCTGCAAGGTAAGCGCGTATTGATCCGCGAAGACCTCAACGTCCCAGTCAAGGACGGTGTAGTCACCAGCGATGCGCGAATCCTGGCTTCGCTGCCGACCATCAAGCTGGCCCTGGAAAAAGGCGCGGCCGTGATGGTCTGCTCGCACCTTGGCCGTCCGACCGAAGGCGAGTTCTCGGCCGAGAACAGCCTCAAGCCTGTCGCCGACTACCTGAGCAAGGCCTTGGGTCGCGAAGTGCCGCTAGTGGCTGACTACCTGAACGGCGTTGACGTGAAGGCCGGCGATATCGTGCTGTTCGAAAACGTGCGCTTCAACAAGGGCGAGAAAAAGAACGCTGACGAACTGGCCCAGCAATACGCCGCCCTGTGCGACGTGTTCGTGATGGACGCCTTCGGCACCGCTCACCGCGCCGAGGGTTCGACCCACGGCGTGGCCAAGTTCGCCAAAGTCGCTGCCGCTGGCCCGCTGCTGGCCGCTGAACTCGACGCACTGGGCAAAGCCCTCGGCGCTCCGGCACAGCCAATGGCGGCCATCGTCGCTGGCTCCAAGGTGTCGACGAAACTCGACGTGCTCAACAGCCTCAGCCAGATCTGCAACCAGCTGATCGTCGGCGGCGGCATTGCCAACACCTTCCTGGCCGCTGCCGGTCACCCGGTCGGCAAGTCCCTGTACGAACCTGATCTGCTGGACACCGCTCGTGAAATCGCCGCCAAGGTCAGCGTGCCTCTGCCGGTCGATGTGGTCGTGGCCAAGGAATTCGCCGAAAGCGCCACCGCCACCGTCAAGCTGATCGCCGATGTGGCGGCAGACGACATGATCCTGGACATCGGCCCACAGACCGCGGCGAATTTCGCCGAGCTGTTGAAGTCGTCCAAGACCATTCTGTGGAACGGCCCGGTGGGCGTGTTTGAATTCGACCAGTTCGGTAACGGCACCAAGGTGCTGGCCCAGGCCATCGCGGAGAGCTCGGCGTTTTCGATCGCGGGCGGCGGCGACACTCTGGCGGCCATCGACAAATATGGCGTTGCCGATCAGATCTCCTACATTTCTACCGGTGGCGGCGCGTTCCTTGAATTCGTCGAAGGCAAGGTTCTGCCGGCCGTTGAAGTCCTGGAAAGCCGTGCCAAGGCCTGA
- a CDS encoding MliC family protein gives MKGFIAITALALLAGCSNFNLFKPAESTDSWTTWTCDSQAKVVWRYTDDSRKAVDVRLGGADQVYRLKLEPGAEGSLYSNDMLAFHVKGEEGLVYWVATNDLIGRGCNAQ, from the coding sequence ATGAAAGGTTTTATCGCCATTACGGCGCTGGCACTGCTGGCAGGTTGCTCGAATTTCAACCTGTTCAAGCCTGCCGAATCGACGGACAGCTGGACCACCTGGACCTGCGATAGCCAGGCCAAAGTGGTTTGGCGCTACACCGACGACAGCCGCAAGGCCGTCGACGTTCGCCTCGGCGGGGCCGATCAGGTCTATCGCCTGAAGCTTGAGCCGGGCGCCGAAGGTTCGCTGTACAGCAACGACATGTTGGCGTTTCACGTAAAAGGTGAGGAAGGCCTGGTGTACTGGGTCGCCACCAACGATTTGATCGGCCGCGGCTGCAATGCGCAGTAA
- the yccS gene encoding YccS family putative transporter, with protein sequence MPSTPFRQSLRRLWALDKFSYSVRVFIALTGSMALCWYQDEMGLLIPLFLGIIASALAETDDSWQGRLNSLAVTLVCFIVAALSVELLFPYPILFIIAFALAAFCLTMLGALGERYGAIASATLILSVYTMIAVDQRGGAVTDFWHEPVLLVAGAAWYGLLSVLWQAMFSNQPVQQSLARLFRELGFYLKLKSSLFEPIRQMDVEARRLELAQQNGRVVAALNAAKEIILHRVGNGRPGSKVSRYLKLYFLAQDIHERASSSHYPYNALADAFFHSDVLFRCQRLLRQQGKACRALAESIQMRQPFIYDASFAEALSDLHASLEHLRIQSNPAWRGLLRSLRALAANLGTLDRLLSDASNPDALADATDSSLLDRSPRSLKDVWMRLRTQLTPTSLLFRHALRLPLALCIGYGMVHLIHPSQGYWIILTTLFVCQPNYGATRRKLGQRIIGTAIGLTLAWALFDLFPNPLIQSCFAIAAGVVFFTNRTTRYTLATAAITLMVLFCFNQVGDGYGLFLPRLFDTLLGSLIAGLAVFLFLPDWQGRRLNKVLANTLTCNSIYLRQIMQQYAAGKSDDLAYRLARRNAHNADAALSTTLANMLMEPGHFRKEADVGFRFLVLSHTLLSYLSGLGAHRETQLPQDVREHLIEGAGVKLAMSIDEIAQGLASKLPIAIQSDEEEALANELEQMPDEIDEGQRLVQTQLALICRQLGPLRTLAAHLIKDTREA encoded by the coding sequence ATGCCATCGACCCCTTTTCGTCAGTCTCTGCGTCGCCTCTGGGCGCTGGATAAATTCAGTTACAGCGTGCGGGTGTTCATCGCCCTGACCGGCAGCATGGCGCTGTGTTGGTATCAGGATGAAATGGGGCTGCTGATCCCGCTGTTCCTGGGGATCATCGCCAGCGCCCTCGCCGAGACCGACGACAGTTGGCAGGGCCGTCTCAATTCGCTGGCCGTGACGCTGGTGTGTTTCATCGTCGCCGCCCTGTCGGTCGAACTGCTGTTCCCCTACCCCATCCTCTTTATCATCGCCTTCGCACTGGCCGCCTTCTGCCTGACCATGCTCGGCGCACTGGGTGAACGCTATGGTGCGATTGCCTCGGCGACGTTGATTCTGTCGGTCTACACCATGATCGCTGTGGACCAGCGCGGCGGCGCCGTGACCGATTTCTGGCACGAGCCGGTGTTGCTGGTGGCCGGCGCGGCGTGGTACGGCTTGCTCTCGGTGTTGTGGCAGGCGATGTTTTCCAACCAACCGGTGCAGCAGAGCCTTGCGCGGTTGTTCCGTGAACTGGGCTTTTACCTGAAGCTGAAATCGTCGCTGTTCGAACCGATCCGGCAGATGGACGTCGAGGCGCGCCGACTGGAACTGGCCCAGCAGAACGGCCGGGTCGTCGCGGCACTGAACGCCGCCAAGGAAATCATCCTGCACCGGGTCGGCAACGGTCGGCCGGGCTCGAAAGTCAGCCGCTACCTGAAACTCTACTTCCTCGCCCAGGACATCCACGAGCGTGCCAGCTCCTCGCACTATCCATATAACGCGCTGGCCGACGCCTTCTTCCACAGCGACGTGCTGTTCCGCTGTCAGCGCCTGCTGCGCCAGCAAGGCAAGGCCTGCCGGGCGCTGGCGGAATCGATCCAGATGCGCCAGCCGTTCATCTACGACGCCAGCTTCGCCGAAGCCCTGAGCGACCTGCACGCTTCCCTCGAACACTTGCGCATCCAAAGCAACCCGGCCTGGCGCGGGCTGCTGCGATCCTTGCGTGCACTGGCCGCCAACCTCGGCACCCTCGACCGCTTGCTCAGCGATGCGAGCAACCCCGACGCCCTCGCAGACGCCACCGACAGCAGCCTGCTCGACCGTTCGCCACGCAGCCTCAAGGATGTGTGGATGCGCTTGCGCACCCAGCTGACACCGACCTCGCTGCTGTTCCGCCACGCCCTGCGATTGCCCCTCGCGTTGTGCATCGGCTACGGCATGGTGCATCTGATTCACCCGTCGCAAGGTTACTGGATCATCCTCACCACGCTCTTCGTCTGCCAACCGAACTACGGCGCCACACGCCGCAAGCTGGGTCAGCGGATCATCGGCACGGCCATCGGCCTGACCCTGGCCTGGGCACTGTTCGATCTGTTCCCGAACCCGCTGATCCAGTCGTGCTTCGCGATTGCCGCCGGGGTGGTGTTCTTCACCAACCGCACCACGCGCTACACCCTGGCGACGGCGGCGATCACCTTGATGGTGCTGTTCTGCTTCAACCAGGTCGGCGACGGTTATGGTCTGTTCCTGCCGCGCCTGTTCGATACCTTGCTCGGCAGCCTGATCGCCGGGCTCGCGGTGTTCCTGTTCCTGCCGGACTGGCAGGGGCGACGCCTGAACAAAGTGCTGGCCAACACCCTGACCTGCAACAGCATTTACCTGCGCCAGATCATGCAGCAATACGCCGCCGGCAAGAGCGACGACCTGGCTTATCGCCTGGCCCGGCGCAACGCGCACAACGCCGATGCGGCACTGTCGACGACGCTGGCTAACATGTTGATGGAGCCCGGGCATTTCCGTAAGGAAGCGGATGTCGGGTTCCGCTTCCTGGTGTTGTCGCACACCTTGCTCAGCTATTTGTCAGGATTGGGCGCACACCGTGAAACCCAGCTGCCGCAGGACGTGCGCGAGCATTTGATCGAAGGGGCCGGCGTGAAACTGGCGATGAGCATCGATGAGATCGCCCAAGGCCTGGCGAGCAAACTGCCGATTGCGATTCAAAGCGATGAGGAAGAGGCGCTGGCCAACGAGCTGGAACAGATGCCGGATGAAATCGATGAAGGACAGCGGTTGGTGCAGACGCAGTTGGCGTTGATCTGCCGCCAGTTGGGGCCGTTGCGGACGTTGGCGGCGCATCTCATCAAAGACACCAGAGAAGCCTGA
- a CDS encoding M48 metallopeptidase family protein, giving the protein MTALKFLQAYPAALQDQVRRLITEGRLGDYLSQRYPQMHDVQSDKALYTYALDLKQEYLRNAPAIDKVLFDNRLDLTHRALGLHTTISRVQGGKLKAKKEIRVASLFKEAPAEFLKMIVVHELAHFKESDHNKAFYKLCEHMLPGYHQVEFDLRVYLTWREMQ; this is encoded by the coding sequence ATGACTGCCTTGAAATTCCTCCAGGCCTATCCTGCTGCATTGCAGGACCAGGTGCGCCGGCTGATCACCGAAGGTCGGCTGGGCGATTACCTGAGCCAGCGTTACCCGCAAATGCACGACGTGCAGAGCGACAAGGCGTTGTACACCTATGCGCTGGACCTGAAACAGGAATACCTGCGCAACGCCCCGGCCATCGACAAGGTGTTGTTCGACAACCGTCTGGACCTGACCCACCGTGCCCTCGGCCTGCACACCACGATCTCACGGGTGCAGGGCGGCAAGCTCAAGGCCAAGAAAGAAATCCGGGTGGCCTCGTTGTTCAAGGAAGCCCCCGCCGAATTTCTGAAGATGATCGTGGTGCATGAGTTGGCGCACTTCAAGGAATCGGATCACAACAAGGCGTTCTACAAGCTGTGCGAGCACATGTTGCCGGGGTATCACCAGGTCGAGTTCGATTTGCGGGTGTACCTGACGTGGCGGGAAATGCAGTAG
- a CDS encoding winged helix-turn-helix domain-containing protein — MDVSKTKSSFYRRLYVAYLIDSGLASSVPALTEVTGMPRRTAQDTIAALADLDIVCEFEQEEGARNHAGRYRIREWGAIDRGWIERNLRQIKAVLEYP; from the coding sequence ATGGACGTGAGCAAGACCAAGAGCAGCTTCTATCGCCGCTTGTACGTGGCGTACCTGATCGACAGCGGGCTGGCCAGCAGCGTCCCGGCCCTGACCGAGGTGACCGGCATGCCGCGGCGCACGGCCCAGGACACCATTGCGGCGTTGGCGGATCTGGACATCGTTTGTGAATTCGAGCAGGAAGAGGGCGCGCGCAACCATGCCGGGCGTTATCGGATTCGCGAGTGGGGGGCGATTGATCGGGGGTGGATCGAGCGCAATTTGCGGCAGATCAAGGCGGTGTTGGAGTATCCCTGA